From a region of the Phaseolus vulgaris cultivar G19833 chromosome 6, P. vulgaris v2.0, whole genome shotgun sequence genome:
- the LOC137832118 gene encoding phosphatidylinositol/phosphatidylcholine transfer protein SFH2-like isoform X4, with the protein MIQLKKGGGGMRSDFKCEGQSMLYFLLTWLKGDNHFNVHQGCVTETLMRFLKAREWNVTKAHKMIIDCLNWRVQNEIDNILSKPIIPTDFYRGIRDSQLIGLSGYSREGLPVFAIGVGLSSFDKASVHYYVQSHIQINEYRDRVILPSASKKHGQPITTCVKVLDMTGLKLSALNQIKLLTIISSIDDLNYPEKTNTYYIVNVPYIFSACWKVVKPLLQERTRRKVQVLPGCGRDELLKIMDYASLPHFCRREGSGSSRHSENGNGNENCYSWDHPFHQKLYNHIKEESGIQNPRTC; encoded by the exons ATGATTCAGCTAAAGAAAGGGGGAGGGGGGATGAGATCTGATTTCAAGTGTGAAGGTCAATCAATGTTGTACTTCTTGTTAACTTGGTTGAAAGGGGACAATCATTTC AATGTTCATCAAGGATGTGTCACCGAAACCCTAATGAGATTTCTAAAAGCAAGGGAGTGGAATGTTACCAAGGCACATAAAATG ATAATCGATTGTTTAAATTGGAGAGTGCAAAATGAGATTGACAACATATTATCG AAACCTATAATTCCTACTGATTTCTACCGAGGCATTCGTGATTCACAACTTATAGGTTTGTCTGGGTACTCAAGAGAG GGTCTTCCTGTCTTTGCAATTGGTGTTGGGCTTAGCTCATTTGACAAAGCATCT GTCCATTATTATGTGCAGTCTCATATTCAAATTAACGAATATCGTGATCGTGTAATATTG CCTTCTGCTTCAAAGAAGCATGGGCAGCCTATTACCACATGTGTAAAAGTTTTGGATATGACTGGTCTGAAGTTGTCAGCCCTGAATCAGATCAAG TTGTTAACAATAATATCATCCATTGATGATCTGAACTACCCTGAGAAAACAAATACTTATTACATTGTAAATGTGCCATACATATTTTCAGCATGTTGGAAG GTTGTGAAGCCACTTCTACAAGAGAGGACAAGAAGAAAAGTGCAAGTCTTGCCAGGTTGTGGGCGAGATGAACTGTTGAAg ATCATGGATTATGCATCACTGCCACATTTCTGTAGAAGAGAAGGCTCTGGATCATCCAGGCATTCAGAgaatggaaatggaaatgaAAATTGCTATTCCTGGGATCATCCTTTCCATCAGAAGCTCTACAATCACATAAAGGAGGAATCCGGAATCCAGAATCCAAGAACCTGTTGA
- the LOC137832118 gene encoding phosphatidylinositol/phosphatidylcholine transfer protein SFH2-like isoform X3: MPSTSFKLSWIKNVHQGCVTETLMRFLKAREWNVTKAHKMIIDCLNWRVQNEIDNILSKPIIPTDFYRGIRDSQLIGLSGYSREGLPVFAIGVGLSSFDKASVHYYVQSHIQINEYRDRVILPSASKKHGQPITTCVKVLDMTGLKLSALNQIKLLTIISSIDDLNYPEKTNTYYIVNVPYIFSACWKVVKPLLQERTRRKVQVLPGCGRDELLKIMDYASLPHFCRREGSGSSRHSENGNGNGNENCYSLDHPFHQKLYNHIKEESRIQEPVEPIKQGSFHVDFPEPPAEKAEIVKTLESELHKFKISNGTCD, from the exons ATGCCCTCAACAAGCTTCAAGCTCTCATGGATCAAG AATGTTCATCAAGGATGTGTCACCGAAACCCTAATGAGATTTCTAAAAGCAAGGGAGTGGAATGTTACCAAGGCACATAAAATG ATAATCGATTGTTTAAATTGGAGAGTGCAAAATGAGATTGACAACATATTATCG AAACCTATAATTCCTACTGATTTCTACCGAGGCATTCGTGATTCACAACTTATAGGTTTGTCTGGGTACTCAAGAGAG GGTCTTCCTGTCTTTGCAATTGGTGTTGGGCTTAGCTCATTTGACAAAGCATCT GTCCATTATTATGTGCAGTCTCATATTCAAATTAACGAATATCGTGATCGTGTAATATTG CCTTCTGCTTCAAAGAAGCATGGGCAGCCTATTACCACATGTGTAAAAGTTTTGGATATGACTGGTCTGAAGTTGTCAGCCCTGAATCAGATCAAG TTGTTAACAATAATATCATCCATTGATGATCTGAACTACCCTGAGAAAACAAATACTTATTACATTGTAAATGTGCCATACATATTTTCAGCATGTTGGAAG GTTGTGAAGCCACTTCTACAAGAGAGGACAAGAAGAAAAGTGCAAGTCTTGCCAGGTTGTGGGCGAGATGAACTGTTGAAg ATCATGGATTATGCATCACTGCCACATTTCTGTAGAAGAGAAGGCTCTGGATCATCCAGGCATTCAGAgaatggaaatggaaatggaaatgAAAATTGCTATTCCTTGGATCATCCTTTCCATCAGAAGCTCTACAATCACATAAAGGAGGAATCCAGAATCCAAGAACCTGTTGAACCAATCAAGCAGGGATCATTCCATGTAGATTTTCCAGAACCCCCTGCTGAGAAAGCTGAGATTGTCAAGACTTTAGAGTCTGAGCTACACAAGTTTAAGATCAGCAATGGAACTTGTGATTGA
- the LOC137832117 gene encoding WEB family protein At1g12150 isoform X1, translating into MSYFKCGALLCIICCMHADTFCQHIMSFRIRDQEKESDSPREVGEIDTRAPFQSVKAAVSLFGEVAVSRERRSSSIKRRSSENVLEKETQLLLAQRELQMIKKKLDSSESTKGKALSELDKANVTLQELQKKLVSVRESKQSAIEAAEAVKNQAKELEQALSQKAIGYEAWKQELEHARKEYTTTVKELDATKQELNKIRQDFDTALEAKLAAFQTAGEAQRSAKLNSEKLQELSKQIATMKEQIQHLKAASSQAQDSQAKVMEEREARLSFYENAKEEAQNKLTNLKNEYDHELTQSLEDKLHETSEEIQVLQEQMKQAHASEMDSVRLITLEIKEATKTLQEVAEEETSLRNLVDSLRTELEQVKKEQEELKEKEQAAEALAATLTDKLQNGSEETSSAVEKESEDSAAVELKIKQLSFETEAARREEEEMRSKTQELKHEAEKSKAVAEELQKKLELFLKQAEEAKAAEQKAIEEMKMMSDSDNTQDTVSVLDSNGKIVLTVDEFAALSGKIKESEDLIDRTETASLVQVEAINSRKNEVNKKVEANLKAIEEIKAATDMALRNAEMADSAKVAVECELKKRRQEEQNSECSDNSPRPIPLRI; encoded by the exons ATGTCATATTTTAAATGTGGTGCATTGCTATGTATCATCTGCTGCATGCATGCAGATACCTTTTGCCAGCATATAATGAGTTTCAGAATTAGAGATCAAGAAAAGGAATCTGATTCTCCAAGAGAAGTTGGAGAGATTGACACAAGGGCTCCATTTCAATCTGTTAAAGCAGCTGTTAGTTTATTTGGTGAAGTAGCCGTCTCAAGGGAAAGGCGTTCTTCTTCTATCAAGAGAAGATCATCAGAG AATGTTCTGGAAAAGGAGACTCAGCTTCTCTTGGCCCAAAGAGAATTACAGATGATAAAGAAAAAGCTGGATAGTTCTGAGAGCACAAAAGGAAAAGCACTTTCCGAGCTTGATAAGGCCAATGTGACACTTCAGGAATTGCAAAAGAAGCTCGTCAGTGTGAGAGAATCAAAGCAATCAGCAATAGAAgctgctgaagctgtgaagaatCAGGCCAAAGAACTTGAACAGGCATTATCCCAAAAAGCTATAGGATATGAAGCTTGGAAACAAGAACTAGAGCATGCAAGAAAGGAGTACACAACAACAGTAAAGGAACTAGATGCTACCAAACAAGAACTCAATAAAATCAGGCAGGATTTTGACACAGCTTTGGAGGCAAAACTGGCTGCATTCCAGACAGCAGGAGAGGCTCAGCGTTCTGCAAAATTGAACTCAGAAAAGCTCCAGGAACTCTCAAAGCAAATTGCAACCATGAAAGAACAAATTCAACATTTGAAGGCTGCCTCATCACAAGCCCAAGATAGTCAGGCAAAGGTCATGGAAGAAAGAGAAGCACGACTAAGTTTCTACGAAAATGCCAAGGAAGAAGCACAGAATAAATTGACGAATTTGAAGAATGAGTATGACCATGAACTAACACAAAGTCTAGAGGACAAACTTCATGAAACAAGTGAAGAGATTCAGGTTCTCCAAGAGCAGATGAAACAGGCCCATGCTTCAGAGATGGATTCTGTGAGACTAATAACTTTGGAGATCAAAGAAGCCACGAAAACACTTCAGGAAGTTGCTGAAGAGGAAACCTCCCTGAGAAACCTAGTGGATTCCCTCAGGACAGAGTTAGAACAAGTCAAGAAAGAGCAAGAGGAACTCAAGGAGAAGGAACAGGCAGCAGAAGCCCTTGCTGCTACCCTAACTGATAAACTACAGAATGGATCAGAAGAGACAAGTTCTGCGGTGGAAAAAGAATCTGAAGACAGTGCTGCAGTAGAATTGAAGATCAAACAGCTTTCATTTGAGACAGAAGCTGCAAgaagggaagaagaagaaatgagaAGCAAAACTCAAGAGCTGAAGCACGAGGCTGAAAAATCCAAAGCCGTGGCAGAAGAATTGCAGAAGAAACTAGAGCTTTTTCTGAAACAGGCTGAGGAAGCAAAAGCAGCAGAACAAAAGGCCATTGAGGAGATGAAGATGATGTCTGACAGTGACAACACACAAGACACAGtctcagttttagattcaaatgGGAAGATTGTGTTGACAGTTGATGAGTTTGCAGCATTGAGTGGGAAAATAAAGGAATCTGAAGATTTGATTGACAGAACAGAAACAGCATCATTGGTTCAGGTGGAAGCAATCAACTCAAGAAAGAATGAAGTGAACAAAAAGGTGGAGGCAAACCTGAAAGCAATTGAGGAAATAAAGGCTGCAACAGACATGGCTCTGAGGAATGCAGAGATGGCAGATTCTGCAAAGGTTGCAGTTGAGTGCGAACTAAAGAAGAGGCGTCAAGAAGAACAAAACTCGGAATGCTCAGACAATTCTCCAAGACCAATCCCTCTGCGTATTTAA
- the LOC137832117 gene encoding WEB family protein At1g12150 isoform X2: MSFRIRDQEKESDSPREVGEIDTRAPFQSVKAAVSLFGEVAVSRERRSSSIKRRSSENVLEKETQLLLAQRELQMIKKKLDSSESTKGKALSELDKANVTLQELQKKLVSVRESKQSAIEAAEAVKNQAKELEQALSQKAIGYEAWKQELEHARKEYTTTVKELDATKQELNKIRQDFDTALEAKLAAFQTAGEAQRSAKLNSEKLQELSKQIATMKEQIQHLKAASSQAQDSQAKVMEEREARLSFYENAKEEAQNKLTNLKNEYDHELTQSLEDKLHETSEEIQVLQEQMKQAHASEMDSVRLITLEIKEATKTLQEVAEEETSLRNLVDSLRTELEQVKKEQEELKEKEQAAEALAATLTDKLQNGSEETSSAVEKESEDSAAVELKIKQLSFETEAARREEEEMRSKTQELKHEAEKSKAVAEELQKKLELFLKQAEEAKAAEQKAIEEMKMMSDSDNTQDTVSVLDSNGKIVLTVDEFAALSGKIKESEDLIDRTETASLVQVEAINSRKNEVNKKVEANLKAIEEIKAATDMALRNAEMADSAKVAVECELKKRRQEEQNSECSDNSPRPIPLRI, from the exons ATGAGTTTCAGAATTAGAGATCAAGAAAAGGAATCTGATTCTCCAAGAGAAGTTGGAGAGATTGACACAAGGGCTCCATTTCAATCTGTTAAAGCAGCTGTTAGTTTATTTGGTGAAGTAGCCGTCTCAAGGGAAAGGCGTTCTTCTTCTATCAAGAGAAGATCATCAGAG AATGTTCTGGAAAAGGAGACTCAGCTTCTCTTGGCCCAAAGAGAATTACAGATGATAAAGAAAAAGCTGGATAGTTCTGAGAGCACAAAAGGAAAAGCACTTTCCGAGCTTGATAAGGCCAATGTGACACTTCAGGAATTGCAAAAGAAGCTCGTCAGTGTGAGAGAATCAAAGCAATCAGCAATAGAAgctgctgaagctgtgaagaatCAGGCCAAAGAACTTGAACAGGCATTATCCCAAAAAGCTATAGGATATGAAGCTTGGAAACAAGAACTAGAGCATGCAAGAAAGGAGTACACAACAACAGTAAAGGAACTAGATGCTACCAAACAAGAACTCAATAAAATCAGGCAGGATTTTGACACAGCTTTGGAGGCAAAACTGGCTGCATTCCAGACAGCAGGAGAGGCTCAGCGTTCTGCAAAATTGAACTCAGAAAAGCTCCAGGAACTCTCAAAGCAAATTGCAACCATGAAAGAACAAATTCAACATTTGAAGGCTGCCTCATCACAAGCCCAAGATAGTCAGGCAAAGGTCATGGAAGAAAGAGAAGCACGACTAAGTTTCTACGAAAATGCCAAGGAAGAAGCACAGAATAAATTGACGAATTTGAAGAATGAGTATGACCATGAACTAACACAAAGTCTAGAGGACAAACTTCATGAAACAAGTGAAGAGATTCAGGTTCTCCAAGAGCAGATGAAACAGGCCCATGCTTCAGAGATGGATTCTGTGAGACTAATAACTTTGGAGATCAAAGAAGCCACGAAAACACTTCAGGAAGTTGCTGAAGAGGAAACCTCCCTGAGAAACCTAGTGGATTCCCTCAGGACAGAGTTAGAACAAGTCAAGAAAGAGCAAGAGGAACTCAAGGAGAAGGAACAGGCAGCAGAAGCCCTTGCTGCTACCCTAACTGATAAACTACAGAATGGATCAGAAGAGACAAGTTCTGCGGTGGAAAAAGAATCTGAAGACAGTGCTGCAGTAGAATTGAAGATCAAACAGCTTTCATTTGAGACAGAAGCTGCAAgaagggaagaagaagaaatgagaAGCAAAACTCAAGAGCTGAAGCACGAGGCTGAAAAATCCAAAGCCGTGGCAGAAGAATTGCAGAAGAAACTAGAGCTTTTTCTGAAACAGGCTGAGGAAGCAAAAGCAGCAGAACAAAAGGCCATTGAGGAGATGAAGATGATGTCTGACAGTGACAACACACAAGACACAGtctcagttttagattcaaatgGGAAGATTGTGTTGACAGTTGATGAGTTTGCAGCATTGAGTGGGAAAATAAAGGAATCTGAAGATTTGATTGACAGAACAGAAACAGCATCATTGGTTCAGGTGGAAGCAATCAACTCAAGAAAGAATGAAGTGAACAAAAAGGTGGAGGCAAACCTGAAAGCAATTGAGGAAATAAAGGCTGCAACAGACATGGCTCTGAGGAATGCAGAGATGGCAGATTCTGCAAAGGTTGCAGTTGAGTGCGAACTAAAGAAGAGGCGTCAAGAAGAACAAAACTCGGAATGCTCAGACAATTCTCCAAGACCAATCCCTCTGCGTATTTAA
- the LOC137832118 gene encoding phosphatidylinositol/phosphatidylcholine transfer protein SFH2-like isoform X2, with translation MSLVVSEDALNKLQALMDQVEEESLLRTFQNVHQGCVTETLMRFLKAREWNVTKAHKMIIDCLNWRVQNEIDNILSKPIIPTDFYRGIRDSQLIGLSGYSREGLPVFAIGVGLSSFDKASVHYYVQSHIQINEYRDRVILPSASKKHGQPITTCVKVLDMTGLKLSALNQIKLLTIISSIDDLNYPEKTNTYYIVNVPYIFSACWKVVKPLLQERTRRKVQVLPGCGRDELLKIMDYASLPHFCRREGSGSSRHSENGNGNGNENCYSLDHPFHQKLYNHIKEESRIQEPVEPIKQGSFHVDFPEPPAEKAEIVKTLESELHKFKISNGTCD, from the exons ATGAGCCTTGTTGTTTCTGAGGATGCCCTCAACAAGCTTCAAGCTCTCATGGATCAAG TTGAGGAGGAGTCACTGCTCAGAACTTTTCAG AATGTTCATCAAGGATGTGTCACCGAAACCCTAATGAGATTTCTAAAAGCAAGGGAGTGGAATGTTACCAAGGCACATAAAATG ATAATCGATTGTTTAAATTGGAGAGTGCAAAATGAGATTGACAACATATTATCG AAACCTATAATTCCTACTGATTTCTACCGAGGCATTCGTGATTCACAACTTATAGGTTTGTCTGGGTACTCAAGAGAG GGTCTTCCTGTCTTTGCAATTGGTGTTGGGCTTAGCTCATTTGACAAAGCATCT GTCCATTATTATGTGCAGTCTCATATTCAAATTAACGAATATCGTGATCGTGTAATATTG CCTTCTGCTTCAAAGAAGCATGGGCAGCCTATTACCACATGTGTAAAAGTTTTGGATATGACTGGTCTGAAGTTGTCAGCCCTGAATCAGATCAAG TTGTTAACAATAATATCATCCATTGATGATCTGAACTACCCTGAGAAAACAAATACTTATTACATTGTAAATGTGCCATACATATTTTCAGCATGTTGGAAG GTTGTGAAGCCACTTCTACAAGAGAGGACAAGAAGAAAAGTGCAAGTCTTGCCAGGTTGTGGGCGAGATGAACTGTTGAAg ATCATGGATTATGCATCACTGCCACATTTCTGTAGAAGAGAAGGCTCTGGATCATCCAGGCATTCAGAgaatggaaatggaaatggaaatgAAAATTGCTATTCCTTGGATCATCCTTTCCATCAGAAGCTCTACAATCACATAAAGGAGGAATCCAGAATCCAAGAACCTGTTGAACCAATCAAGCAGGGATCATTCCATGTAGATTTTCCAGAACCCCCTGCTGAGAAAGCTGAGATTGTCAAGACTTTAGAGTCTGAGCTACACAAGTTTAAGATCAGCAATGGAACTTGTGATTGA
- the LOC137832118 gene encoding SEC14 cytosolic factor-like isoform X1 encodes MIQLKKGGGGMRSDFKCEGQSMLYFLLTWLKGDNHFNVHQGCVTETLMRFLKAREWNVTKAHKMIIDCLNWRVQNEIDNILSKPIIPTDFYRGIRDSQLIGLSGYSREGLPVFAIGVGLSSFDKASVHYYVQSHIQINEYRDRVILPSASKKHGQPITTCVKVLDMTGLKLSALNQIKLLTIISSIDDLNYPEKTNTYYIVNVPYIFSACWKVVKPLLQERTRRKVQVLPGCGRDELLKIMDYASLPHFCRREGSGSSRHSENGNGNGNENCYSLDHPFHQKLYNHIKEESRIQEPVEPIKQGSFHVDFPEPPAEKAEIVKTLESELHKFKISNGTCD; translated from the exons ATGATTCAGCTAAAGAAAGGGGGAGGGGGGATGAGATCTGATTTCAAGTGTGAAGGTCAATCAATGTTGTACTTCTTGTTAACTTGGTTGAAAGGGGACAATCATTTC AATGTTCATCAAGGATGTGTCACCGAAACCCTAATGAGATTTCTAAAAGCAAGGGAGTGGAATGTTACCAAGGCACATAAAATG ATAATCGATTGTTTAAATTGGAGAGTGCAAAATGAGATTGACAACATATTATCG AAACCTATAATTCCTACTGATTTCTACCGAGGCATTCGTGATTCACAACTTATAGGTTTGTCTGGGTACTCAAGAGAG GGTCTTCCTGTCTTTGCAATTGGTGTTGGGCTTAGCTCATTTGACAAAGCATCT GTCCATTATTATGTGCAGTCTCATATTCAAATTAACGAATATCGTGATCGTGTAATATTG CCTTCTGCTTCAAAGAAGCATGGGCAGCCTATTACCACATGTGTAAAAGTTTTGGATATGACTGGTCTGAAGTTGTCAGCCCTGAATCAGATCAAG TTGTTAACAATAATATCATCCATTGATGATCTGAACTACCCTGAGAAAACAAATACTTATTACATTGTAAATGTGCCATACATATTTTCAGCATGTTGGAAG GTTGTGAAGCCACTTCTACAAGAGAGGACAAGAAGAAAAGTGCAAGTCTTGCCAGGTTGTGGGCGAGATGAACTGTTGAAg ATCATGGATTATGCATCACTGCCACATTTCTGTAGAAGAGAAGGCTCTGGATCATCCAGGCATTCAGAgaatggaaatggaaatggaaatgAAAATTGCTATTCCTTGGATCATCCTTTCCATCAGAAGCTCTACAATCACATAAAGGAGGAATCCAGAATCCAAGAACCTGTTGAACCAATCAAGCAGGGATCATTCCATGTAGATTTTCCAGAACCCCCTGCTGAGAAAGCTGAGATTGTCAAGACTTTAGAGTCTGAGCTACACAAGTTTAAGATCAGCAATGGAACTTGTGATTGA